The Alistipes finegoldii DSM 17242 DNA segment GACGTGGATCAGGGAGCCGTCGAGGAGATGAACAAGGACCTCACGCACCTGATGAAGATCGTGGACCGCTTCTCGAAAATCGGCTCCGAGACGCCCCTCACGCCGGCCAATATCAACGAGATCGTGGGCGAATCGGTCATGTATTTCCGCAAACGCATCCCGCGCAACGTTACGCTCGACTACAACGGACTGGCCATCGCTCCGGTGCAGGCCAACATCAACGCCGCACTGTTCGAATGGGTCGTCGAAAACCTGATGAAAAACTCACTCGATGCCCTGCAGGGCCACGGCTCGATCGACGTACATATCTCGTCGGACGAGAAAAACGTGATGATCGACGTCAAAGACACGGGCAAAGGCATTCCCAAGAGCAACTGGAAACGCATCTTCGAACCGGGATTCACCACCAAGACCCGCGGCTGGGGTCTGGGACTTTCGCTCTCGCGCCGCATCGTCGAGGACTACCATCAGGGTAAAATCGCCGTCATCGAATCGGAAATCGGCAAAGGCACCACGATCCGCATCACGCTCAAACGCATCTTCGAAGGATGACCGCTCTGCTGACACATACCGCGCCGGTCCCGCTCCCCGCCATGCAGGAACCCGGCCCCGCGTCCGTACGCGAAGCCGCCGCTCCCGCTGCGCAGCAGGCTCCGGCCGACACATCGGCATCGGCACATGGCCGCGGCACGGACCGTTCTGCGGCCTATCCGTCCGCAGAAACCGCGGCGAATACCCCCGATACGGCCCAAGAGACGACACACGGCCTGTCCGGCACGGGCGATTCAGCCCGGAACATCACACCCCGAACCGCACTGCCGGCCGCCCCCGCCCCGGCGCAAGGCGCGGACTCGCTGGCGGCGGATACGCTGTATTCCGGGCCGCAGGCGGCTGACTCGCTGCCGTTCTTTTCGCTGGAAGGCCCGCTGCGGGGCACGGCCGACACGCTTTGGCGCGACGCGCCGGCTGAAGCGGTATTCGGTCCGGCATCGACCCTCGTTCCGGCCCGCGTCCTGCCGGCGGCCCCGGCTCCGTCCCTCACCGAAAACCCCGTCTTTCAGGGCTTCGTCCTGCTGCTCGCCGCAACCTACGCCATCCTGCTCTACCGCAATCTGGGCGACATACGGCTGCTGCTGACGCGCGTATCGCACGACACCGCCACGGGCAAACGCCTTATGGAGGATCCGGGCGGCAGCGGTTTTTCGCACTTCCTGAACGTCGCGACCGCCATCGGCATCCTCTTCGTGGGCGTCATGACCGTCAAATACGGCGATTCGCTGATTCCGGACAGCCTGATCGAAACGATTCCGCAGGGCGCCGTACTGGCCCTCAGCCTGCTGGCGACGTTTGCCTGTCTGTGCGTGGGGCTTTTCCAGCGGGGAGTCGTCCGGCTGGCCGGAGCCGTAACGCTCTCGCAGCCCTTCGTCTCGCAGCTGATACTGCTCAAACGCACCTATTTCACGCTGGGCGTCATCGTCACGATTCCCGCTCTGCTGCTCTTCGCATTGTGCCCGCGGGGCACGGGAGACGTGTGGTTCTGCATCATTGTCATCGAGTTGCTCGCAACGGTCTTCTTATATCTCAGAGAGACACTGAATCTGTTTCTTTCCAAAAAAATTTCGATTTTGCATTGGATTTTGTACCTTTGCATCGTGGAAATATTCCCAATCAGCCTCCTAGGGCTGCTTGCGGCAAGATGATTCAGTGATTGAAGAACAACATAAATTAGGTTAGAATTGAAAGTAAAAAAAGTATTGGTTTCGCAGCCGAGGCCTGCAATTATCGAGAAGTCCCCGTTCTACGAATTATCCGAGAAATACAAAGTAGAGATCGCCTATAAACCGTTTATCCGCGTAGTAGGCGTTTCGCTGAAAGAGTTCCGCGCACAACGGGTCGAAATACTGACGCACACGGCCGTAATTTTCACTTCGCGCACGACGGTAGACAGTTTCTTCCACATCTGCGAAGAGGCCCGCATCACGGTGCCCGAAACCATGAAATACATTTGCCAGACGGAAGCCGTTGCGCTCTATCTGCAAAAATACATCGTCTACCGCAAACGCAAGATTTCGTTTGCCGACGGCTCGTTCACCTCGTTCATCGAGCTGATCATCAAGCACAAGGACGAGAAGTTCCTGCTGGCGCTGAGCGAACCTCACAAACCTGAGCTTCCCGAAACGCTCGCCAAGCTCAAAATGTCGTTCGATCCGGCTATTCTGGCCCGTACGGTCGCTGCGGACATGGACGACATCGCGCTGACCGATTACGGCCTGCTGGCGCTCTACTCCCCGTCGGACGTCAAGACGCTGGTCGAGAAATTCAGCACGGAGAACCTGCCCGCCGTGGCTGTCTTCGGCGAAGGCACGCTGCGCGCCGCACTCGACGCCGGAATCACCGTACTGGCCAACGCCCCCACGCCCGAAGCCCCGTCGATGGTCAAGGCGATCGACATCTACCTGAACAAGGTGCAGAAAGGCGAGGAGATAGCCCCCGTCGAGTTGATTACCGACACGCAGAAAGAGGAGTTCATCCGCAGCCAACAGCACAAGCTGGCCAAGAAGAGCCGCGCACGCCGTCCTGCCGACCCCCGCAAATAATACGCTTATGCCCGACTGCTCGCTCCCCCGTACGGAACGGCTCCGCTCGCTCGGCGCCGTACGTCGGATGTTCGAGAGCGGCGAGAGCGGTTTTATCTTCCCGTTCCGGTACGTATGGTTCGCCGAAGCCGACGAAATACCTTCGGCCGAGGTGCTGTTCTCCGTACCCAAGAAGTTCCATAAAAGGGCCAATAAACGCAACCTGCTGCGCCGCCGCACCAAGGAGGCCTACCGGCTGCAAAAGCTGTTGCTGCACAACGGCCGGCCGGTCAATCTCGATCTGGCGCTGATCTACTCTTCGAAGGAGGAGTTGTCCTATAAAACGATCTCAAATGCAGTCCGGCGAATTCTGGAAACGGTCGCGGAGCATCTTTAAGCGTATCTGCGCCCTGCCGCTGATCGCACTGGTGAAGTTCTACCAGCTCTGCATCTCGCCTTTCACACCCCCGTCGTGCCGGTTTACGCCGACCTGCTCGCAGTACGCGCTGGAAGCCCTGCGCAAACACGGTCTGCTGAAAGGCTCGTGGCTCACCCTGCGACGGCTGTCGCGCTGTCACCCGTGGGGCGGCAGCGGATACGATCCGGTGCCCTGAAATGGTCCGGCGCCCAAAAATGATCCGGCAACCAGAAGCGGACCGTTACTCTGAAATGGGCCTGCAACCTGAAATAGGCCTGCACCCTGAAGCATAACCTTTCGGCAGATGACGTTCCGGCACGTCGAAGCACACATGAAAAATCCGACCCTTTTCGGGCCGGATTTTATTTTGAGAATGCGAAGCCGGGGATTTGAAAGGCAGAGCCGTCTGCGAATCCGTCAGTCGCTGAAATCGCAGCAGTTCTCGGCGACCGATTCGAATTCGAGCGTCGCATGGTGCACGCCGGCCCCGTCGAGCCGGGTTTTAAGCTCCCGTTTCACCGCTTCCAGCCGGGGCAGGTCCGTGAGCACGACATGCGCCGTAAGGGCGTTTTCGGTCGTGCTGATGGCCCAGACATGGATATGATGCACGGCTTCGACGCCCGGCACGGCGGTCATCGTCCGTTCCAGCTCGTCCACCCGGATTCCGTCGGGCACGCCGTCGAGCGAAAGCCGCAGGCTGGCGCGCGTAAGCGACCAGACCGAAGCCACGATCACCGCGGCAACGACCAGCCCCACAATCGGGTCCACGATCGTCCAGCCCGTCCACGAGATCACGAGTCCCGACACCAGCACTCCGACCGACACCAACGCATCGGCGGCCATATGGAGATATGCACCCTTGACGTTCAGGTCTTTGTCCTTGTCCTTCATGAAGAGCCACGCCGTGAATCCGTTTATCGCCACGCCGACGCCCGCCGTCCATGCGATCGCGCCGCCCTCGATGGGCGCCGGGTGCATCATCCGGCCGATACTCTCGGCGACGATCACCCCCACGGCGATCAGCAGGATCACCGAATTGAGCAGCGAGATAAGCACCGTACTCTTCTTGTAGCCATAGGTATAGCGCGGCGTGGCATGCGCCTGCGCGAGACGGAAAGCGAGCATCGCCAGCAGCAGGCTCGCCACATCCGAAAGGTTGTGCCCGGCGTCGGACAGCAGTCCCATCGACCCGTAATAGAGTCCGACGGCGAATTCGACGACGACGAACGCCACGTTGAGCGTGATGCCGAGGATAAAAGCCTTGTTGAGCGACGAGACCGTATGGTCGTGATGGTGGTCGTGTCCCATGATCGTTTATATTTCGGTGATCGTATCCCGGATTTCCGAGAGATCGACCAGTTTGTTGACAATGGCGTAGATCGTCAGGCCCGCCGGGGAGTGGATCTGCAGTTTGGCCACGATATTGCGGCGGTGCGTGATGACCGTATGGGTCGAAATGCAGAGCGTATCGGCGATCTGCTTGTTGCTCATGCCCTTGACGATGCAGACGACGATTTCGCGCTCGCGGACGCTCAGCGGCTCCTGACGCTCCTCGCGGGGCGACTCATCGGCCGGCTGTACGATTTTGCGGCGCACGCAGTCCTCTGAATCGTAGATCGAAAGGACCTCGTCGTAGGCGCCGAGCGTCACGGCGTCGGTCATCGCCAGCTGCAGGGCGACGCACCGCATGCCCTCGCATCCGGTCTGCGCCCGCAGCTGCTGCGGCGTACAGAGTCCCAGCGACGCGGGATTGACGATCAACACGTCGGGCCGGTGGCGCGAAAGCTGCGCGACAAGCTGCGAGATATCCCCGATTTCGAGAATATCGACGTTCGCCGCAGGCATCCGGTGCAGCAGGGCGATAATGCCGCAGCGCAGTATAGCCGAAGATTCGGCGACGGCGAGTTTCAGCGCCTTCATCGGACGCCTCCTTTCGCACCGGACGACCGTTTCCGCGCCCCCTCCCCGGACCGGACGTCGTCCGGAGTCTCCCCGGCCTCCTCCAGCCGTTTGATGGCCGGAATGAACAGACGGTCTTCGATGTCGTTGTGCGAAGCCAGATCGCGTTCGCAGGTGAAGATGTCAAAAAGCACGCCGTTCAGCTCGTTGGTGCTTCCCGAAGGATAATAACGGATGATGATGCGCTTCAGTTCGGCGAGCTTGGCCTCGACCTGATCGTGATGACGGCGGAAAACGTCGATCGAATACCCTTCGGGACGCTCTCCGGCAAGCAGGGCTTCGACATAGGGGAAAACCTTGCGCTCCTCGTAATCCATATGCTTGTGCACCTCGGCGACATACTCGTCGAAGAAGCGCAGGATGGCGAAGGCCACGTCGTTGCGGCTGCAGTCGATGGCCTCGATCAGCTTGCGGCGAATGCCCGGCAGCCGGAAATCGAGGAAATAGTCGTGGGAATTGCGCAGATAGCCCACCAGCGCTCCGACCGAAACAGCGCCGGGATCGGGAGCTTCTCCGTCGATATGCGTATTGACCACGGTCAGGAACGTCCCGGTATCGACCCCGCTGTCGCGGCAGACTTCGCCGATCGTCTTGTCGCCGAAGCCCAGCGCGATGCCGAAACGGCTCATGACAAGCAGTACGGGGTAGCGGTCGCAGACCAGATCGCACATGCGGTCGTCGGCATCGTATCGTCCAATTCTATACATAAGATTCTCAATATCTGCAAAATTAACGATTCATGTCAGGTCCCGCAATACCTAATTTCAGGTATTTTACCGGCCGTCAGCGGTTTCCGATGTCGGTATAGGTGGTTTGCAGCATCGTACGGCCCACGTCCATCAGGGCGGGAGATGTCTCTGAAACCGCTTTCCCGCTCGTGGCGTCCCAGACGGCTTCTCCCGAAGCATCGACCACGCCGAAGCCGTCGTTGAAGGTGTAGTACGCGAACTTGCGGGGGGGGTCGGGGCGAAAATATCCTTGCTGTAGTCGAAATCGTCGTGCGCGACCTCCAGCTGACCGAGGATCGTGGCGCAGATGTCGATCTGCGAAGCGTACTCCTCGACCACGCGCGGCCCGGCGACGGCGCCGCCCGTCCAGATCATCGGGATGCGGTGGCGCAGCGGCTCGTTGTAGGACAGACTGCGCGGCCACGGGTAGCCGTGGTCAGCGACCAGCACGACGAGCAGGTCGTCCCATGCGGGCGAAGCCCTGAGTTTGTCGATCATGCGGCCGACGCAGTCGTCGGCGAAGGCGAAGGCGTTCAGCTCCCTGTCGTCGAACCTGCTGAACGGCACGTCGAACGGCCGGTGGCTGCTCAGGGTCAGCAGTCCCGCCAGAAACGGCTCTCCCGTCCCGCTCTGCGCGATCACGCGGTCGGCGAACCAGTCGCACATCACCGCATCGTCATACCCCCAGTCGGAGGGCGGCGTATCGAACCGAAGGTCCCTCTGCCAGACGAGCTGCTGCCAGCCCGTGGCATACATGTAGGAGGCCTGATTGGTGAAATTGAGATCGCCGCCGTAGACGAAACTCGTGGCGTAGCCCTCGCGGGCCAGCGACCGGGCCAACGACGGCAGGCTGCGGCTCTTGGCCGGAAGCTTCATGATCGACATGCGCGTCTGGGCCGGAAATCCGCTCAGCACCGCCACTTCGCCGCGGTCGGTGCGGAACGAATTGGCGAAAAAGTTCTCGAACCAGACGCCTTCGTCCCGCAACCGCCGCATATTGGGCATGACGGGCCGGCCGTCGACGTCGGCATCCATGACCGTGCGGGCGAAACTCTCCAGAATAACCACCACGACATTGGGACGGGTCTTCGTGAGCACGCGTTCCGAAGGTCCGGACGCAGGGCCGTTGCCGCGCAGGGCGTCGAATTTCGCCGCGCGCGTCTCTTCGTCAAAGAAGGGGTATTCCGAAGCATAGTCGGTATGGTCGCCGAGCGTCGTCAGAAACGAAAAGACGGGATTCGTCGCCGCATGGTTCAGGAACATGTTCGAGCTGAAATAGACTTTCGAGACATTGGCGACCGATGCCCCCGTACCGCCGCGGATCGCCAGAAAATCGCAGCCCGCAAGCAGCAGCAGGCCGAAGCTCCACGGCAGTGCGGCGCGCCGGCGCAGGGGTTCGCCGTCGAAAAGCCCCACCACGCGGCGGTAGGTCCAGATCATCAGCGCGGCATAGGCGGCGGCCAGAAGCGTCTGCCGCACGCCGAGCCAGAAATCGACGCTCGCCATGGCCTCCTTCGGATCGGCAAGGTAGATCAGGACCGTCGAATCGAGCCGGAATCCCCAATGCCGGTACAGTTCGACGTCCACGGCGAAGATCGCGGCCGTCAGGACGGCGATCAGCACGAAGTAAACGTTCAGCACGCGCCGCCATATCCGTTCGGGAAGCCGCACCCAGAGCGACGCGAGCGTCAGCAGCAGCGGCAGGGCGGCAACATATCCCGCGACGGTGCTGTCGAGCGTCAGGCCGTGCCACACCACGCCGAGCCACTCCCCCGCGGAAGCCTGCGCCGCATCCGCGGCATAGTAGGCCAGAAAAACGGGTTTCTGCACCGCCATCAGCAGAACGGTCGCGCAGAACACCCCGAAAACAAAAGCCA contains these protein-coding regions:
- a CDS encoding response regulator transcription factor; protein product: MKALKLAVAESSAILRCGIIALLHRMPAANVDILEIGDISQLVAQLSRHRPDVLIVNPASLGLCTPQQLRAQTGCEGMRCVALQLAMTDAVTLGAYDEVLSIYDSEDCVRRKIVQPADESPREERQEPLSVREREIVVCIVKGMSNKQIADTLCISTHTVITHRRNIVAKLQIHSPAGLTIYAIVNKLVDLSEIRDTITEI
- the yidD gene encoding membrane protein insertion efficiency factor YidD is translated as MQSGEFWKRSRSIFKRICALPLIALVKFYQLCISPFTPPSCRFTPTCSQYALEALRKHGLLKGSWLTLRRLSRCHPWGGSGYDPVP
- a CDS encoding ribonuclease P protein component, which encodes MPDCSLPRTERLRSLGAVRRMFESGESGFIFPFRYVWFAEADEIPSAEVLFSVPKKFHKRANKRNLLRRRTKEAYRLQKLLLHNGRPVNLDLALIYSSKEELSYKTISNAVRRILETVAEHL
- a CDS encoding cation diffusion facilitator family transporter — protein: MGHDHHHDHTVSSLNKAFILGITLNVAFVVVEFAVGLYYGSMGLLSDAGHNLSDVASLLLAMLAFRLAQAHATPRYTYGYKKSTVLISLLNSVILLIAVGVIVAESIGRMMHPAPIEGGAIAWTAGVGVAINGFTAWLFMKDKDKDLNVKGAYLHMAADALVSVGVLVSGLVISWTGWTIVDPIVGLVVAAVIVASVWSLTRASLRLSLDGVPDGIRVDELERTMTAVPGVEAVHHIHVWAISTTENALTAHVVLTDLPRLEAVKRELKTRLDGAGVHHATLEFESVAENCCDFSD
- a CDS encoding DUF4271 domain-containing protein: MTALLTHTAPVPLPAMQEPGPASVREAAAPAAQQAPADTSASAHGRGTDRSAAYPSAETAANTPDTAQETTHGLSGTGDSARNITPRTALPAAPAPAQGADSLAADTLYSGPQAADSLPFFSLEGPLRGTADTLWRDAPAEAVFGPASTLVPARVLPAAPAPSLTENPVFQGFVLLLAATYAILLYRNLGDIRLLLTRVSHDTATGKRLMEDPGGSGFSHFLNVATAIGILFVGVMTVKYGDSLIPDSLIETIPQGAVLALSLLATFACLCVGLFQRGVVRLAGAVTLSQPFVSQLILLKRTYFTLGVIVTIPALLLFALCPRGTGDVWFCIIVIELLATVFLYLRETLNLFLSKKISILHWILYLCIVEIFPISLLGLLAAR
- a CDS encoding hemerythrin domain-containing protein, with protein sequence MYRIGRYDADDRMCDLVCDRYPVLLVMSRFGIALGFGDKTIGEVCRDSGVDTGTFLTVVNTHIDGEAPDPGAVSVGALVGYLRNSHDYFLDFRLPGIRRKLIEAIDCSRNDVAFAILRFFDEYVAEVHKHMDYEERKVFPYVEALLAGERPEGYSIDVFRRHHDQVEAKLAELKRIIIRYYPSGSTNELNGVLFDIFTCERDLASHNDIEDRLFIPAIKRLEEAGETPDDVRSGEGARKRSSGAKGGVR
- a CDS encoding LTA synthase family protein; this translates as MVKKKLAFVFGVFCATVLLMAVQKPVFLAYYAADAAQASAGEWLGVVWHGLTLDSTVAGYVAALPLLLTLASLWVRLPERIWRRVLNVYFVLIAVLTAAIFAVDVELYRHWGFRLDSTVLIYLADPKEAMASVDFWLGVRQTLLAAAYAALMIWTYRRVVGLFDGEPLRRRAALPWSFGLLLLAGCDFLAIRGGTGASVANVSKVYFSSNMFLNHAATNPVFSFLTTLGDHTDYASEYPFFDEETRAAKFDALRGNGPASGPSERVLTKTRPNVVVVILESFARTVMDADVDGRPVMPNMRRLRDEGVWFENFFANSFRTDRGEVAVLSGFPAQTRMSIMKLPAKSRSLPSLARSLAREGYATSFVYGGDLNFTNQASYMYATGWQQLVWQRDLRFDTPPSDWGYDDAVMCDWFADRVIAQSGTGEPFLAGLLTLSSHRPFDVPFSRFDDRELNAFAFADDCVGRMIDKLRASPAWDDLLVVLVADHGYPWPRSLSYNEPLRHRIPMIWTGGAVAGPRVVEEYASQIDICATILGQLEVAHDDFDYSKDIFAPTPPASSRTTPSTTASAWSMLREKPSGTPRAGKRFQRHLPP
- a CDS encoding uroporphyrinogen-III synthase, whose product is MKVKKVLVSQPRPAIIEKSPFYELSEKYKVEIAYKPFIRVVGVSLKEFRAQRVEILTHTAVIFTSRTTVDSFFHICEEARITVPETMKYICQTEAVALYLQKYIVYRKRKISFADGSFTSFIELIIKHKDEKFLLALSEPHKPELPETLAKLKMSFDPAILARTVAADMDDIALTDYGLLALYSPSDVKTLVEKFSTENLPAVAVFGEGTLRAALDAGITVLANAPTPEAPSMVKAIDIYLNKVQKGEEIAPVELITDTQKEEFIRSQQHKLAKKSRARRPADPRK